The following are from one region of the Maribacter aquivivus genome:
- a CDS encoding ATP-dependent Clp protease ATP-binding subunit — MDDNFSPRVKDVIAYSKEEALRLGHDFIGTEHLMLGLLRDGNGKAISILDALEVDLEHLRRKVEILSPSNPNASGVQKDKKNLHLTRQAERALKTTFLEAKLFQSSSINTAHLLLCILRNENDPTTKLLHKLKVDYDGVKEQFKFMITSDDDMIDGPTAESFPSDSEDTNEGKENTFGAASSQKGAKKSKTPVLDNFGRDLTQMAEENKLDPVVGREKEIERVSQILSRRKKNNPLLIGEPGVGKSAIAEGLALRIIDKKVSRILYNKRVVTLDLASLVAGTKYRGQFEERMKAVMNELEKNDDVILFIDEIHTIVGAGGATGSLDASNMFKPALARGEIQCIGATTLDEYRQYIEKDGALERRFQKVIVEPTTIDETIEILHNIKGKYEDHHNVTYTDEAIEACVKLTSRYMTDRFLPDKAIDALDEAGSRVHIVNMDVPKQILELEKKLEDVRELKNSVVKKQKYEEAAKLRDDEKSLEKELAIAQERWEDDSKLNKETVSEDNVADVVSMMSGIPVNRIAQTESNKLAGLPELIKSNVIGQDEAVAKVSKAIQRNRAGLKDPNKPIGSFIFLGQTGVGKTQLAKVLAKELFDSEDALIRIDMSEYMEKFAISRLVGAPPGYVGYEEGGQLTEKVRRKPYSVILLDEVEKAHPDVFNMLLQVLDDGFLTDSLGRKIDFRNTIIIMTSNIGARQLKDFGQGVGFGTSAKKSQEDSHQKGVIENALKKAFAPEFLNRIDDVIVFNALEREDIHKIIDIELAKLFKRIKDIGYHLNLTDEAKDYIAEKGFDKQYGARPLKRAIQKYIEDALAEEIVNSKLKEGDSIFIDLDKKSEELTIKIEKAEEESPKT; from the coding sequence ATGGATGATAATTTTTCCCCAAGAGTAAAGGATGTAATTGCTTATAGCAAGGAGGAAGCATTGCGACTTGGTCACGATTTTATCGGTACCGAGCACCTGATGCTAGGGCTTCTTAGAGATGGAAACGGGAAGGCTATAAGCATTTTAGATGCTTTAGAAGTTGATTTGGAACACCTACGCAGAAAAGTAGAAATACTTAGCCCTTCTAACCCTAACGCCAGTGGCGTACAAAAAGATAAAAAGAACTTGCACTTAACAAGGCAAGCTGAACGTGCATTGAAAACAACATTCCTAGAAGCTAAACTTTTTCAAAGTTCTTCTATCAATACCGCTCACCTTTTACTTTGTATTCTTAGAAATGAAAATGACCCTACTACGAAGCTTTTACATAAATTAAAAGTTGATTATGATGGCGTCAAGGAACAGTTTAAATTTATGATTACAAGCGACGACGATATGATAGACGGCCCAACGGCCGAATCTTTCCCTAGTGATTCTGAAGACACTAACGAAGGAAAGGAAAACACTTTTGGTGCTGCTTCTAGCCAGAAAGGTGCAAAAAAATCTAAAACTCCGGTATTAGATAATTTTGGTAGAGACCTTACGCAAATGGCAGAAGAAAATAAACTGGACCCTGTTGTTGGAAGAGAAAAAGAAATAGAAAGGGTTTCTCAAATTCTTAGTAGAAGAAAAAAGAATAACCCGCTACTTATAGGTGAGCCAGGTGTTGGTAAAAGTGCCATTGCAGAAGGTCTTGCCTTACGTATAATTGACAAAAAAGTCTCTAGAATTCTTTACAACAAAAGAGTTGTTACTCTTGACCTTGCTTCTTTAGTTGCCGGTACAAAATACCGTGGACAATTCGAAGAGCGAATGAAGGCAGTAATGAACGAGCTGGAAAAGAATGATGACGTCATTTTATTCATTGATGAAATTCATACTATTGTAGGTGCAGGGGGAGCTACCGGAAGCTTAGATGCTTCTAACATGTTTAAACCAGCATTGGCAAGAGGCGAAATTCAATGTATTGGAGCCACTACCCTTGATGAGTACAGACAGTATATTGAAAAGGATGGTGCTTTAGAAAGACGTTTTCAAAAAGTAATTGTTGAACCAACTACTATTGACGAAACAATTGAAATTTTACATAACATAAAAGGTAAATACGAAGATCACCATAATGTAACCTATACTGACGAGGCTATTGAAGCTTGTGTTAAATTAACAAGTAGGTACATGACTGATCGTTTTTTACCAGACAAAGCTATTGACGCGCTTGATGAAGCTGGCTCTCGAGTACACATCGTTAATATGGACGTTCCAAAACAAATTCTTGAATTGGAAAAGAAATTGGAAGATGTGCGTGAACTTAAGAACAGCGTTGTCAAAAAGCAGAAATATGAAGAAGCTGCCAAGTTACGTGATGACGAAAAAAGTCTAGAAAAGGAACTTGCTATCGCTCAAGAGCGTTGGGAAGATGACAGTAAACTTAACAAAGAAACTGTAAGCGAAGATAATGTTGCCGATGTAGTTTCTATGATGAGTGGAATTCCTGTTAACAGAATTGCACAAACAGAAAGTAACAAGTTAGCCGGATTACCAGAGCTTATAAAATCGAATGTAATTGGACAAGATGAAGCTGTTGCTAAAGTTTCTAAAGCAATTCAACGTAATAGAGCCGGACTTAAAGATCCTAACAAGCCAATTGGTTCGTTTATATTTTTAGGACAGACAGGTGTTGGTAAAACACAATTAGCGAAAGTATTAGCAAAAGAACTTTTTGATTCTGAAGACGCACTTATCCGTATAGATATGAGTGAGTATATGGAGAAGTTTGCCATCTCTAGATTAGTTGGTGCACCTCCAGGATACGTTGGTTACGAAGAAGGTGGTCAATTAACTGAGAAAGTTAGAAGAAAACCTTACTCTGTAATTCTACTTGATGAAGTTGAGAAAGCGCATCCAGATGTATTCAATATGCTTTTACAAGTATTGGACGATGGTTTCTTAACAGATAGTCTTGGTCGTAAAATTGATTTTAGAAATACCATTATAATAATGACTTCTAATATTGGTGCACGACAATTAAAAGACTTTGGTCAAGGTGTCGGTTTCGGCACTTCTGCCAAAAAGTCACAAGAAGACTCTCATCAAAAAGGTGTTATCGAAAATGCTTTAAAGAAAGCCTTTGCTCCTGAATTCTTAAATAGAATTGATGACGTAATTGTATTCAACGCTCTAGAGAGAGAAGACATACATAAAATTATAGATATTGAATTAGCGAAGTTGTTCAAGAGAATCAAAGATATTGGCTACCACTTGAACCTTACTGATGAAGCTAAAGATTATATCGCAGAGAAAGGCTTTGACAAACAGTACGGAGCCAGACCGCTTAAAAGAGCAATTCAGAAATACATTGAAGATGCCCTTGCGGAAGAAATAGTGAATTCTAAACTTAAAGAAGGGGATAGTATTTTTATCGATCTTGATAAGAAAAGTGAAGAATTGACCATTAAAATAGAAAAAGCAGAGGAAGAATCACCTAAGACATAG
- a CDS encoding STAS/SEC14 domain-containing protein, with protein sequence MKIGSTKKKVIVREYELETGKIQVYDNYMVSIFDEGATLTLERAYQIIGISEIHFRDKNFGFISLRKNSFAIDPTIYNYLKQLDNLKAFAIVSVKEIDMHNFKIEKLFYKKPMKFFIEFDNALKWVKRRVNS encoded by the coding sequence ATGAAGATTGGATCTACCAAGAAGAAGGTAATTGTAAGGGAATACGAATTAGAAACAGGAAAAATTCAAGTATATGATAACTACATGGTATCCATCTTTGATGAGGGCGCTACACTTACTCTAGAAAGAGCATATCAAATTATTGGCATATCTGAAATTCACTTTAGAGATAAAAACTTTGGTTTTATAAGTCTGCGCAAAAATTCATTTGCAATCGACCCTACCATTTATAACTATCTAAAACAACTAGACAACCTTAAAGCTTTTGCTATTGTTTCTGTCAAAGAAATTGACATGCATAACTTTAAGATTGAGAAATTGTTTTACAAAAAACCAATGAAGTTTTTCATTGAATTTGATAATGCTTTAAAATGGGTGAAAAGAAGAGTTAACTCTTAA
- a CDS encoding bifunctional ADP-dependent NAD(P)H-hydrate dehydratase/NAD(P)H-hydrate epimerase: protein MKLYSAKQIYKADQISIKKEEIGSNELMERAALQLFNWMHLRMQGAPVKIHLFCGIGNNGGDGIALARHLVDHGYNVEVYVINYSEKRSKDFLINLDRLKDRKVWPHFMNSDDELPEIGREDIIVDGIFGIGLNRTPDAWVIKVIQHLNNSQAFILSIDIPSGLFTDQGPEDFDAIIKSNFVLSFQTPKLIFFLPETGKYIEQWEVLDIGLDPEYLRVTETDYELIGKNEVLTMYKPREKYGHKGTYGHSLIIGGSYGKMGSVCLSSKAALYSGSGLVTSYVPRIGYNILQTSLPEIMVLTDTNENELTNIKFDIEPTVIGVGVGVGTSAATIKALSGFLKSNKLPLVLDADALNILSKNKDLLKELPEDSILTPHPKELERLIGKWKDDFDKLAKVKKFSKKYKCIVVIKGAHTVIVYNAKGYVNTTGNPGMATAGSGDVLTGIITGLRAQGYPALDAAIFGVYLHGRAGDIAVESTGFQSLTASHLIDNLAGAYLDLFKMPEQPVVEEENQPS, encoded by the coding sequence ATGAAATTATATAGTGCAAAACAGATTTATAAGGCAGATCAGATTTCTATTAAAAAAGAGGAAATAGGTAGTAATGAATTAATGGAGCGCGCAGCCTTGCAGCTCTTTAATTGGATGCATTTGCGTATGCAAGGTGCTCCCGTTAAAATTCATTTATTCTGTGGTATTGGTAATAACGGGGGAGATGGTATAGCCCTTGCCAGACACCTAGTGGATCATGGTTATAATGTTGAAGTGTATGTTATAAATTATAGTGAGAAGCGTTCAAAAGATTTTCTGATAAATTTAGATAGATTGAAAGATCGTAAGGTTTGGCCACATTTCATGAATTCTGATGATGAACTGCCAGAAATTGGTAGAGAGGATATTATTGTAGATGGAATTTTCGGAATAGGACTAAATAGAACACCAGATGCATGGGTGATTAAGGTTATTCAACATTTAAATAATTCTCAGGCATTTATTCTTTCAATTGATATTCCTTCGGGATTATTCACCGATCAAGGTCCGGAAGATTTTGATGCAATTATAAAATCTAATTTTGTATTGAGTTTTCAAACTCCGAAACTGATATTTTTCTTGCCAGAAACAGGAAAGTACATAGAACAGTGGGAAGTGTTAGATATCGGACTTGATCCAGAATATTTAAGAGTTACAGAAACCGATTATGAATTAATTGGAAAGAATGAAGTTCTTACAATGTATAAGCCACGTGAGAAGTATGGGCATAAAGGAACTTACGGTCATTCATTAATAATTGGTGGTAGTTATGGTAAAATGGGTTCTGTGTGTCTATCGTCTAAAGCTGCACTTTATTCAGGTAGCGGTTTAGTAACGTCTTATGTTCCAAGAATAGGATATAATATTTTGCAGACCTCATTACCTGAAATTATGGTTTTAACCGATACCAATGAAAATGAACTAACGAATATAAAGTTTGATATAGAACCAACGGTTATAGGAGTAGGTGTTGGGGTAGGAACAAGTGCGGCAACAATTAAAGCTTTATCTGGTTTTTTGAAAAGTAATAAGCTGCCATTGGTGCTTGATGCAGATGCACTTAATATTCTTTCTAAGAATAAAGATTTATTGAAAGAATTGCCAGAAGATTCTATTTTGACTCCGCATCCAAAAGAACTGGAACGATTAATAGGAAAATGGAAAGACGATTTCGATAAACTTGCTAAGGTGAAGAAATTTTCGAAAAAGTATAAATGTATTGTTGTAATTAAAGGTGCGCACACTGTTATAGTGTACAATGCAAAAGGTTATGTTAATACAACTGGTAACCCAGGTATGGCTACTGCAGGAAGTGGTGATGTCTTAACAGGTATAATAACAGGTTTAAGAGCTCAAGGTTATCCTGCTTTAGATGCTGCAATATTTGGAGTCTACTTGCATGGTAGAGCTGGTGATATTGCGGTAGAATCTACAGGTTTTCAATCTTTAACAGCATCGCATCTTATAGATAATTTAGCTGGTGCGTATTTAGATTTATTTAAAATGCCAGAACAACCTGTAGTAGAAGAAGAAAATCAACCAAGTTGA
- the thrA gene encoding bifunctional aspartate kinase/homoserine dehydrogenase I: MKVLKFGGSSVAKPENIIKIKNIISKYNDPIILVVSALGGVTDLLLEAGSLAATQDQSYKKILSTLEERHLSTIKELIPVTAQSKVLSKVKSEFNVLETLLEGAFFIGEITPKLSDKIVSYGELLSSYIISEYLISEKLDAEFKDSRELIITHKLNGKNVVNFVKTNANCVDFFKTSNKKVTVCPGFIATSEEGVSTTLGRGGSDYTAAIYAAAIDADILEIWTDVSGMYTSNPKMVKQAKAIPHISYEEAMELSHFGAKVLYPPTIQPVLSKGISIVIKNTFCPDEAGTLITKSKNEKGKTVRGISHIGNIALLSLEGPGMVGIPGISKHFFEVLSQADISVVLITQASSEHSICVGISADDVEKAVSIVNEAFEYEIERGRIKQVIPEKDLAIVALVGDNMKSHQGLSGKMFSTLGKNNVNIRVIAQGASERNISCIIDEKDVKKALNALHEEFFEENIKQLNLFVMGVGNVGAKFLEQIKEQRKFLKENLKLNIRVIGMSNSRTMLFDEKGIDLNDWSAKLAAGEKADKVKFLELVNSLNYRNSIFVDNTASEEVSKTYSEYLGNSISVVTCNKIACSSAFENYSHLKSLARTYNAPFLFETNVGAGLPIIDTLKHLIASGDKILKIQAVLSGSLNFVFNNFNDKTTFHDVVKQAQEEGYTEPDPKIDLSGVDVMRKILILARESGNQLEISDITNNPFLPEESLNTANNDEFFTSLIQHEAHFQSLFTSAKNADSKLKYVAQFDNGKASVGLQEIPKGHDFYNLEGSDNIVLFYTERYPNQPMIIKGAGAGAAVTASGIFADIIRIGNF, from the coding sequence ATGAAAGTTCTAAAATTCGGTGGCTCATCTGTAGCCAAACCTGAAAATATAATTAAAATCAAAAATATAATCTCCAAGTACAACGACCCTATCATTCTGGTTGTTTCAGCTTTAGGAGGTGTAACGGATCTATTATTAGAAGCTGGATCATTAGCTGCTACTCAAGATCAATCTTACAAAAAAATTCTTAGTACATTAGAAGAAAGACATCTTTCTACCATTAAAGAATTAATACCTGTAACAGCACAAAGCAAAGTACTCAGCAAAGTTAAGAGTGAGTTCAACGTATTGGAAACTCTTTTGGAAGGTGCTTTTTTTATCGGAGAAATTACTCCGAAATTATCTGACAAGATAGTTAGCTATGGCGAACTACTTTCTTCTTATATTATTAGCGAATACCTTATTAGCGAAAAACTAGACGCTGAATTTAAAGATAGTAGAGAGCTTATAATTACGCATAAGCTGAATGGCAAGAATGTTGTCAATTTTGTAAAAACCAATGCTAACTGTGTAGATTTTTTTAAGACTTCAAATAAAAAGGTAACCGTATGCCCAGGGTTTATAGCTACCAGCGAAGAAGGTGTGTCTACCACTTTAGGAAGAGGTGGTTCTGATTACACTGCCGCAATTTATGCTGCTGCTATTGATGCAGATATTTTAGAAATCTGGACAGATGTTAGTGGTATGTATACCTCTAACCCAAAAATGGTAAAACAAGCGAAGGCTATTCCGCATATTTCGTATGAAGAAGCTATGGAGCTGTCTCATTTTGGAGCTAAAGTACTCTACCCACCTACTATACAACCCGTATTATCTAAAGGTATATCAATTGTAATAAAGAACACTTTTTGTCCTGATGAAGCTGGTACTTTGATTACCAAATCTAAGAATGAAAAAGGAAAAACAGTTCGTGGCATAAGCCACATTGGCAATATTGCACTATTATCTTTAGAAGGACCTGGAATGGTAGGTATACCTGGTATCTCAAAACACTTTTTTGAAGTTCTCTCCCAGGCAGATATAAGTGTAGTATTAATTACCCAAGCATCCTCAGAGCATTCTATATGTGTAGGTATTTCTGCAGATGACGTAGAAAAAGCGGTTAGCATTGTTAATGAAGCTTTTGAATACGAAATTGAAAGAGGTCGCATTAAACAAGTAATACCTGAAAAAGATTTGGCTATTGTTGCCCTAGTTGGTGATAATATGAAAAGTCATCAAGGATTGAGCGGTAAAATGTTTAGTACACTTGGGAAAAACAATGTCAATATTAGAGTAATTGCACAAGGTGCCTCTGAAAGAAATATTTCATGCATCATTGATGAAAAGGATGTGAAAAAAGCGCTAAATGCATTGCACGAAGAGTTTTTTGAAGAAAACATCAAGCAATTGAATCTATTTGTAATGGGTGTTGGTAATGTTGGCGCTAAATTTCTGGAGCAAATTAAAGAGCAACGTAAATTTTTGAAAGAGAATTTAAAGTTGAACATTCGTGTAATAGGAATGTCCAACTCTAGAACAATGCTTTTTGATGAAAAAGGGATAGACTTAAATGATTGGTCAGCAAAACTTGCGGCAGGTGAAAAAGCCGACAAGGTTAAATTTTTAGAATTAGTAAATAGCCTAAACTATAGAAATAGCATCTTTGTTGATAACACAGCAAGTGAAGAGGTTTCTAAAACGTACAGCGAATATTTAGGTAACAGTATTTCCGTTGTTACTTGTAATAAAATTGCTTGTTCTTCTGCCTTTGAAAACTATTCTCATTTAAAATCTTTAGCAAGAACATATAACGCTCCTTTCTTATTCGAAACTAACGTTGGCGCTGGGCTACCGATAATTGATACATTAAAACACCTTATTGCATCTGGAGATAAAATCTTGAAAATTCAGGCTGTTCTTTCAGGAAGCTTAAACTTTGTTTTCAATAATTTTAATGATAAAACCACCTTTCATGATGTGGTAAAACAAGCTCAGGAAGAGGGATATACAGAACCTGATCCAAAAATTGATTTAAGTGGTGTTGATGTAATGCGCAAAATATTAATCTTAGCTCGTGAGAGTGGAAATCAATTGGAAATAAGTGATATTACCAACAATCCATTTTTGCCTGAAGAAAGTTTAAACACAGCTAACAATGATGAGTTCTTTACTTCATTAATACAACATGAAGCTCATTTTCAATCACTATTTACTAGTGCAAAAAATGCTGATAGCAAATTGAAATATGTTGCTCAGTTTGATAATGGCAAAGCAAGTGTAGGCTTACAAGAAATACCTAAAGGTCATGATTTTTATAATCTAGAAGGCAGTGATAACATTGTATTATTTTATACGGAGCGCTACCCTAACCAACCTATGATCATCAAAGGTGCAGGTGCAGGTGCTGCTGTAACAGCTTCTGGTATATTTGCAGATATTATACGAATTGGTAATTTCTAA
- a CDS encoding homoserine kinase: protein MNQNEIKVFCPATVANVSCGFDVLGVALDSVGDEMIVRKVPQKGIRITKLTGQDLPKETLNNVAGVAGNAFLLASDYDGGFEIEINKKIKPGSGIGSSAASSAGAVWAMNHLLGNPFSKTELVKFAMEGERLASDVAHADNVAPALFGGFTLVRSYSPLDVITIPAPSELYVTIIHPQIEIKTSDSRKILKTTISMETGIKQWGNVGGLVAGLFKEDYDLIGRSLEDHIVEPIRSILIPGFDEVKKKSLEAGALGSGISGSGPSIFAFSKGNETALKVGEAMKTVYDKIGIDYEIHVSKINMEGVKLL from the coding sequence ATGAACCAAAACGAAATTAAAGTCTTTTGCCCTGCTACTGTTGCTAACGTTTCATGCGGATTTGATGTTCTAGGCGTTGCCCTAGACTCGGTCGGTGATGAAATGATAGTGAGAAAAGTGCCTCAAAAAGGTATTAGAATCACCAAACTAACAGGACAAGACTTACCAAAGGAAACTCTGAACAATGTTGCTGGCGTGGCTGGTAATGCCTTTTTATTGGCATCTGATTACGATGGCGGATTTGAAATTGAAATCAATAAAAAAATAAAACCTGGTAGTGGTATTGGTAGTAGCGCTGCAAGTTCTGCAGGTGCTGTTTGGGCAATGAACCATTTATTGGGCAACCCGTTCAGTAAAACCGAATTAGTAAAATTTGCCATGGAAGGCGAGCGTTTAGCAAGTGATGTTGCCCATGCGGACAATGTAGCCCCTGCCCTATTTGGTGGGTTTACGTTGGTGCGTAGCTACAGCCCGTTAGATGTAATTACCATCCCTGCTCCTTCAGAATTATATGTTACTATAATACATCCGCAGATAGAAATAAAAACATCAGATTCTAGAAAGATTTTGAAAACTACTATTTCTATGGAAACCGGAATTAAACAATGGGGAAACGTAGGTGGCCTAGTTGCCGGCTTATTCAAAGAGGACTATGATTTGATTGGTAGATCTCTTGAAGATCATATAGTAGAACCAATACGTTCTATCTTGATTCCTGGTTTTGATGAAGTCAAAAAAAAATCTCTTGAAGCTGGTGCTTTAGGCTCTGGTATTTCTGGATCCGGACCTTCAATTTTTGCATTTAGTAAAGGAAACGAAACTGCATTAAAAGTAGGCGAAGCAATGAAAACAGTTTACGATAAAATCGGTATTGATTACGAAATACATGTTTCAAAAATTAATATGGAAGGCGTTAAACTTTTATAA
- the thrC gene encoding threonine synthase, producing the protein MKFYSLNNIAPEVSFDTAVINGIAPDKGLYFPEEISPLPTSFFENIETFSNEEIAFKAIQQFVSGIVPDDVLKDILKEVLDFDFPVVEITPNIGTLELFHGPTMAFKDVGARFMAQCLGYFSRSTKNEVTVLVATSGDTGGAVANGFLGVAGVNVVILYPSGKVSDIQERQLTTLGKNITALEVDGTFDDCQAMVKNAFLDKELLDHMKLTSANSINVARWLPQLFYFLFAYKQAKSKGKEIVFSVPSGNFGNICAGLVAQRLGMPVKHFIASTNVNDTVPQFMLTKEYNPKPSTATISNAMDVGDPSNFIRIRHLFKDDFEALKENLSSYPFDDNQTKNALKEIYNINGYIADPHGAVGYLGLKKYQEQNPDTYGIFLETAHPVKFLDIVEETLNVKLEIPAQIQKVMGKTKKSIKISTYDGLKGFLLKS; encoded by the coding sequence TTGAAATTCTATAGTTTAAACAATATAGCACCCGAAGTTTCTTTTGATACTGCCGTAATCAATGGTATTGCACCTGATAAAGGTTTGTATTTTCCAGAGGAAATTAGTCCCCTACCTACTTCTTTCTTTGAGAATATTGAAACTTTTTCTAACGAAGAAATTGCTTTTAAAGCAATACAACAATTTGTATCGGGTATTGTTCCAGACGATGTATTAAAGGATATTTTAAAAGAAGTTTTGGACTTTGATTTTCCTGTAGTTGAAATTACACCTAACATTGGCACTTTAGAGCTTTTCCATGGTCCTACCATGGCATTTAAAGATGTTGGTGCTCGTTTTATGGCACAATGTTTAGGTTATTTTTCAAGGTCTACAAAAAATGAAGTCACCGTACTTGTAGCTACGTCTGGTGATACTGGTGGCGCCGTTGCTAATGGATTTCTAGGTGTTGCAGGTGTAAATGTAGTTATACTCTACCCTAGCGGAAAAGTGAGCGATATTCAAGAAAGACAGTTAACCACTCTAGGTAAAAATATTACCGCTTTAGAAGTTGATGGTACTTTTGATGATTGCCAGGCTATGGTAAAGAATGCCTTTTTAGATAAAGAGCTTCTTGACCATATGAAACTGACTTCAGCAAATTCTATTAATGTTGCTCGTTGGCTACCACAGTTATTTTATTTCTTATTTGCTTACAAACAAGCAAAATCTAAAGGTAAAGAGATCGTATTCTCTGTTCCTTCAGGTAATTTCGGTAATATATGTGCTGGCTTAGTTGCTCAGCGTTTAGGCATGCCTGTAAAACACTTTATAGCTTCTACTAATGTAAACGATACTGTACCGCAGTTTATGCTTACAAAAGAGTACAATCCTAAACCATCTACAGCAACTATTTCTAATGCGATGGATGTTGGCGATCCTAGTAATTTTATTAGAATAAGACATTTGTTTAAAGACGATTTTGAAGCGCTAAAAGAGAATCTTTCTTCTTATCCTTTTGATGATAATCAAACAAAAAATGCCTTAAAAGAAATCTACAATATCAACGGATATATTGCTGATCCTCATGGTGCTGTCGGATATTTGGGCTTGAAAAAATATCAAGAACAAAACCCTGATACTTATGGTATTTTCTTAGAAACTGCACACCCAGTAAAATTTTTGGACATTGTTGAAGAAACACTTAATGTTAAATTAGAAATCCCAGCACAGATTCAAAAAGTAATGGGAAAAACCAAAAAATCCATTAAGATTTCAACCTATGACGGACTCAAAGGTTTTCTATTGAAATCTTAG
- the gcvT gene encoding glycine cleavage system aminomethyltransferase GcvT, whose protein sequence is MKNTALTTTHESLGAKMVPFAGYNMPVSYKGVNAEHETVRKSVGVFDVSHMGEFLISGPTALDLIQKVSSNDATKLTIGRAQYSCLPNETGGIVDDLIIYKIKEEQYLLVVNASNIEKDWNHISSYNDEFKADMKNISEGYSLLAIQGPKAVEAMQSLTSVNLADIKFYHFEVADFAGIDNVIISATGYTGSGGFEIYCKNDEVKQIWDKVFEAGADFGIKPIGLAARDTLRLEMGYCLYGNDIDDNTSPLEAGLGWVTKFNKDFVNSVALEKEKQHGPKRKLVAFELDERGIPRHGYDIVDGNGKTIGVVTSGTMSPSMGTGIGLGYVPPIFSDLGSKINIQIRKNAVPATIVKLPFYKK, encoded by the coding sequence ATGAAAAATACTGCGCTTACCACAACTCACGAATCTCTTGGTGCCAAAATGGTTCCATTTGCTGGTTATAATATGCCCGTTTCATACAAAGGTGTTAATGCCGAACATGAAACTGTACGTAAAAGTGTGGGCGTTTTTGATGTATCGCATATGGGCGAATTTTTAATCTCTGGGCCTACTGCCTTAGATTTGATTCAAAAAGTATCATCTAACGATGCCACAAAATTGACTATTGGTAGAGCACAATACAGTTGTCTACCAAATGAAACCGGTGGTATTGTTGACGACCTTATCATTTATAAAATTAAAGAAGAACAATATTTACTAGTGGTCAACGCTTCAAATATTGAGAAAGACTGGAATCATATTTCATCTTATAACGATGAATTTAAAGCAGATATGAAAAACATATCTGAAGGGTATTCGCTTTTAGCTATTCAAGGCCCCAAGGCTGTTGAAGCTATGCAATCTTTAACTTCTGTTAATTTAGCTGATATAAAATTTTATCATTTTGAAGTAGCCGATTTTGCAGGTATAGATAATGTAATTATTTCTGCAACAGGATATACTGGTTCTGGCGGATTTGAAATTTACTGTAAGAATGACGAGGTAAAACAAATATGGGACAAGGTTTTTGAAGCCGGAGCAGATTTCGGAATTAAACCAATCGGATTGGCAGCTAGAGATACCCTTCGTTTAGAAATGGGATACTGCCTTTACGGTAATGATATTGATGATAACACCTCTCCGCTTGAAGCTGGTTTAGGATGGGTTACAAAATTCAATAAAGATTTTGTAAACTCTGTAGCTTTAGAAAAAGAAAAACAACACGGACCAAAGCGTAAATTAGTTGCATTTGAACTTGATGAACGTGGTATACCTAGACATGGTTATGATATTGTAGATGGTAATGGTAAAACAATAGGTGTGGTAACTTCAGGTACAATGTCACCTTCTATGGGAACTGGTATTGGCTTAGGTTATGTTCCACCAATATTTTCAGATTTAGGAAGCAAAATCAATATTCAAATTCGAAAAAATGCTGTACCTGCTACTATAGTTAAATTACCATTTTACAAAAAGTAA